The Candidatus Neomarinimicrobiota bacterium genome has a window encoding:
- a CDS encoding aldehyde dehydrogenase family protein: MTLSCVNPVTNELLATLPEATDEEIESKVDVIRGGLEQWQEMGLRERARAITGARKHLVSRMDEMMDVVRSETGKTEFEGIIEIMTTSEMMRFVSRSGPSALSRERRRIGLLRTKRGYVHYHPYGVAGIISPWNYPLILLAGPAVQALIVGNGVLLKPSEFTPLTALKLKEIFDESGFPGDIFQVVVGAGEVGEKVVRSPRVDLICFTGSVEVGRKIGVACAEQLKPAILELGGKDSLIVLEDADIERAARATVWGGFHNAGQTCISVERVYVEESVAEPFIGRVKELAQEVRWGPGEAETDLGAMTTGFQAEKVRSQLADASEKGATFLVGGDSVKKLDGVYMGPVIAVDVDESMDLMRYETFGPVIAISTVRGAHEALERANSLDYGLNASIFTNDMRKARMMAGNIKAGNVCINDALSNYLCAELPFGGVGVSGIGRLQGIEGIRGFAQIKSVCEDRLGLKKEPWWFPVSHGVKKSFRAVVKLRNG, from the coding sequence AGTCAAAGGTTGATGTCATCAGGGGAGGGCTGGAACAGTGGCAAGAAATGGGTCTCAGGGAACGGGCGCGGGCCATCACGGGTGCCCGTAAACATCTCGTCTCCAGAATGGATGAAATGATGGACGTCGTGAGGAGCGAAACCGGCAAGACCGAGTTCGAGGGAATTATAGAGATCATGACCACTTCTGAAATGATGCGGTTCGTATCGAGAAGCGGTCCATCCGCACTCTCCCGGGAAAGGAGGAGGATCGGCTTATTAAGGACGAAACGAGGGTATGTGCACTACCATCCTTACGGCGTAGCGGGTATCATTTCTCCATGGAACTATCCCCTGATACTCCTCGCCGGTCCGGCCGTGCAGGCACTTATCGTGGGCAATGGCGTCCTGCTCAAGCCATCGGAGTTTACTCCCCTTACCGCCCTCAAATTGAAGGAAATATTCGATGAGTCAGGCTTTCCAGGGGACATTTTTCAGGTGGTTGTGGGAGCTGGAGAGGTGGGCGAAAAGGTGGTCAGGTCCCCGCGTGTGGACCTCATATGTTTCACTGGAAGCGTGGAAGTGGGCCGGAAGATTGGCGTGGCGTGTGCAGAACAACTCAAACCTGCTATTCTCGAGCTTGGAGGGAAGGATTCGCTCATTGTGCTGGAGGATGCGGACATTGAACGGGCTGCAAGGGCCACCGTGTGGGGCGGTTTTCACAATGCCGGTCAAACCTGCATTTCCGTTGAGAGGGTGTACGTGGAAGAATCAGTGGCGGAACCTTTCATAGGCCGGGTGAAAGAGCTCGCACAGGAAGTGAGATGGGGACCCGGTGAGGCCGAAACCGATCTGGGAGCCATGACGACCGGGTTCCAGGCCGAAAAAGTGAGATCGCAGCTTGCCGATGCCAGCGAAAAGGGAGCCACGTTCCTCGTTGGCGGAGATTCCGTCAAGAAGCTTGATGGAGTCTATATGGGGCCCGTGATCGCCGTTGATGTGGATGAATCCATGGACCTCATGCGTTATGAGACATTCGGCCCGGTCATAGCGATCAGCACAGTCAGGGGCGCCCACGAGGCCCTTGAGAGAGCGAATTCGCTGGACTATGGATTGAACGCTTCCATCTTCACGAATGATATGCGAAAGGCACGGATGATGGCAGGAAATATTAAGGCAGGAAACGTTTGCATCAATGATGCTCTGTCGAATTATCTCTGTGCGGAGTTGCCATTCGGGGGAGTAGGTGTGAGCGGCATAGGCCGCCTCCAGGGCATCGAAGGCATTCGTGGTTTTGCCCAGATCAAATCGGTGTGTGAGGATCGGTTAGGACTGAAGAAAGAACCGTGGTGGTTCCCCGTGTCCCACGGAGTGAAGAAAAGTTTCCGGGCTGTCGTGAAACTACGGAACGGCTAA
- a CDS encoding dipeptide epimerase: MDFHYSTYRIHLRHPFTISRSSTDFYDIVFIFLTRNGITGVGEAVPSDRYHEPFERFMEVLKELTLGRVDEPDTLDGMLDLLLPKCRGVKALEAAFDVAAHDLWGKIEGIPLCSRFGGRPQNTPLTSFTIGIDRIDLIRQKVEEAAPFPILKVKLGSDRDEKIIETVRMSTDKLIRVDANEGWSLDEAQRMCDWLSTKNVEFVEQPLPAGKLDETSILKEGSPLKIIADENCLDSRDIPIIADAFHGVNIKLMKCGGLREASRMIEIAREMNLEVMLGCMVETSIATTAAAHLSPLVDYADLDGNLLIENDPYEGVNVEEGKLLLPSIPGLGVELRRTVT; the protein is encoded by the coding sequence ATGGATTTTCATTATTCCACCTACAGGATTCACCTTCGCCATCCTTTCACGATTTCCCGGAGCTCCACAGACTTCTATGACATCGTCTTCATCTTTCTCACAAGGAATGGCATTACGGGGGTGGGAGAGGCCGTGCCGTCCGACAGATACCATGAGCCGTTCGAACGCTTCATGGAGGTTTTGAAAGAACTCACTCTGGGAAGGGTGGATGAGCCGGATACCCTCGATGGCATGCTCGATCTGCTTCTGCCAAAATGCCGGGGAGTGAAAGCGCTGGAGGCTGCTTTCGATGTGGCGGCCCATGATCTCTGGGGAAAAATCGAAGGAATCCCGCTTTGCTCCCGATTTGGCGGCAGGCCGCAGAACACTCCTTTAACATCGTTCACCATCGGCATTGACAGGATCGACCTAATCCGCCAGAAGGTGGAGGAAGCGGCTCCCTTTCCCATACTGAAGGTGAAGCTTGGAAGCGACCGAGATGAAAAGATAATAGAGACAGTTCGGATGTCCACAGACAAGCTTATTCGGGTTGACGCCAACGAGGGATGGAGTCTCGACGAAGCACAGAGAATGTGTGACTGGCTCTCCACGAAAAATGTCGAATTCGTCGAGCAGCCCCTTCCCGCTGGAAAACTCGACGAAACTTCGATATTGAAGGAAGGATCACCCTTGAAGATCATCGCGGATGAGAACTGTCTGGATTCCAGGGACATCCCCATCATCGCAGACGCCTTTCATGGCGTCAATATCAAACTTATGAAGTGTGGGGGCCTTCGGGAGGCATCCCGCATGATCGAAATCGCCAGAGAGATGAATCTTGAGGTCATGCTGGGATGTATGGTTGAAACCTCCATTGCCACGACGGCCGCAGCCCATCTTTCTCCTCTTGTGGACTACGCAGATCTGGACGGTAACCTTTTGATCGAGAACGATCCTTATGAAGGTGTTAACGTTGAAGAGGGAAAGCTCTTGCTGCCCTCCATACCGGGTCTGGGAGTCGAATTGAGGAGGACCGTCACATAA
- a CDS encoding DUF1611 domain-containing protein, protein MRRYAILADGNFDYVTSKTGNAILRYRPEEAVCVIDSYTAGMTAREVLGWGSDAPIVPDIREALAYSPNTLLIGIAPPGGELPAAWRGWITFAIKSNLDIISGLHRYLSDDPEFSSLASRHGVTIVDLRRPPDILPFLEGSWQNREKPVLMTVGTDCNTGKMTTAWEIKELLEKRGKRVGFVGTGQTGLLLGGYGVAVDAVKGDFISGVVEAEIDKAVKENDFAIVEGQGSLTHQAYSGVTLGLLHGTMPDLMVLCHEPGRVTDSFGHPMFPAGEIMDLYLKLTMPFKPSRFVGVSLITQNMTETLAMETVKTYARDYGIPAADFFRFGGETVAAKILEFSEDLPA, encoded by the coding sequence GTGAGACGGTATGCAATCCTGGCCGACGGCAACTTTGATTACGTTACCTCAAAGACGGGGAATGCGATTCTTCGTTATCGTCCCGAAGAAGCCGTTTGTGTCATCGATTCCTACACGGCCGGCATGACTGCACGGGAGGTGCTCGGATGGGGGAGTGACGCACCCATCGTGCCGGATATCCGCGAAGCGTTAGCATACTCGCCCAACACCCTGTTGATCGGGATCGCTCCACCGGGGGGTGAACTCCCAGCAGCCTGGAGGGGATGGATCACATTTGCCATCAAGAGTAACCTGGATATCATAAGCGGCCTGCACCGTTATCTTTCTGACGATCCCGAATTCTCATCACTCGCCTCCCGGCACGGAGTAACGATTGTGGACCTGAGGAGACCCCCAGACATCTTGCCGTTCCTGGAGGGATCGTGGCAAAACCGCGAAAAACCCGTTTTGATGACCGTAGGTACCGACTGCAACACGGGAAAGATGACCACCGCCTGGGAGATCAAAGAACTTCTGGAAAAGAGGGGAAAGCGCGTCGGTTTTGTTGGCACGGGTCAGACTGGTCTACTCTTGGGTGGTTATGGGGTAGCCGTGGATGCCGTGAAGGGTGATTTCATTTCCGGAGTTGTGGAGGCCGAAATCGATAAAGCGGTGAAAGAGAACGATTTTGCTATCGTGGAAGGTCAGGGCAGCCTGACTCACCAGGCGTACTCAGGGGTCACCCTCGGTCTTTTGCACGGGACCATGCCAGATCTGATGGTGCTCTGCCATGAACCGGGCCGGGTTACTGATTCGTTCGGTCACCCCATGTTTCCCGCTGGTGAAATAATGGATCTCTATCTCAAACTCACCATGCCGTTTAAGCCGTCCCGGTTCGTCGGGGTGAGCTTGATCACGCAGAATATGACAGAGACGTTGGCCATGGAGACCGTCAAAACATACGCAAGAGACTATGGTATTCCCGCCGCTGATTTTTTCCGGTTTGGCGGCGAGACCGTCGCAGCAAAGATTCTTGAGTTCTCAGAGGATCTCCCTGCGTAA